ATGCGCTGGTCACTGAGGTGTATCCGGCCCTCCTCCAGGGAGAGGTTGAGCTCTGAGGGGAGGTTGAATTCAGAGCTCAGATCGATCTGTATGGCCATAGGGTCGTCTCAGGCTGGTATCAATTTCATGCTGACGATATGGTGAGAAAATAAAATCACGATATCATCAGAAAGTGATCATATAATAAGTATTGTCTGCTTTGTGACAGTGTAACTTAAAAATAGCAGTAAAAAATAACGATTGAAAATATAAATATCGATTTTAATTGTTATAACGATAAAATATTAGGGTTATCCCTTAAATAAGTGATCATTTAGTAATTTTTGCATTCAATTCCTCTGTTTTGGCTGATTTTGGCAGCGATCTGAGCTGACCGCCCGGCTGAGGTTGTTCTCTCCACGCGTCCTTCATGGCACACATTCTGCTCTAACCACTTCAAGGATCGCTTTTTCTCATCTGAGGGAGCCGGTCCGGAAACGTCGACTCAATACAACATTCAACACAAGGGGATCCGATGCGACACCGGGTGACGATCGAAAACTGTAACGAGACCTATCCCTGCTCAGAACAGCAGACCCTGTTACAGGGGATGGAGCAGCTTGGCAAGCGGGGCATACCCGTCGGTTGCCGGGGTGGTGGATGTGGTGTCTGCAGGGTTCAGGTGACCTCGGGAAACTTTTTAAAGGCAAAGATGAGCCGAAGCGTGATCAGCGAAGCGGATGAATCGAAGCGGATCGTGCTGGCTTGTCGCTGCACGCCGACCAGTGATCTATCGATCAGCGTGGTGGGAAAAATGGAAAAAGCCTTGAGAGCGGAGTGTCAGGTCGAGCCTGAAGATGAGGTGAGTGTTGCTGCTGTCGTCTGAGGCTCTGCAGAAGGGCTCAATAACGATACGATTTACACAGACAGAGAGGATTTAATCATGGCATTCAAAGGCGTACTCCGTCCCGGACTGATTCAGATTCGCGTTCTGAATATGGACGAAGCCATCAACCACTACCAGAATATTCTTGGACTCAATATCGTTAGTACCGAGGCTGACGGCCGGGTCTATCTGAAAGGCTGGGATGAGTTTGATCACCATAGCGTCGTATTACGTCAGGCGGAGAGCGCCGGCCTGGACTATGTAGCATTCAAGGTCGACAGCGACGACTATCTGCGGGAGATTGAACCCAAGATCGTCGCCTGGGGTCTGGAGGTGGATCATGTTCCTGCCGGTGAGCAGCCGGGTGTCGGTCCGCGTATCGGTTTCACCCTGCCAACCGGTCACCGCATCGAACTCTATCACCAGATCGATATGGCTGATGATCATCCCGGCATCACCAATCCGGATATCTATCCGCGTCGTCCCGAAGGCATGGGCGCCAGCCGCTTTGATCATCTGCTCTGTTACGGTCCCAACATCGGCAAGGCGCGGGAGTTTTTCTGTGAAGTGCTTGATTTCTATCAGCCCGAGAAGGTCGATTTGCCAGAGGGGGATGGCTCCCTTGCCATCTGGCTCACTGCAAGCAACAAGGCCCATGATATTGCTTTTGTTGAGCATGAGGAGCCAGGCAAGCTGCACCATGTGGCCTTCCTGTTGCAGGATTGGAATGAAGTGGGTGCTGCTGCCGATATCATCTCCATCAATGACGTTTCCCTCGATATCGGACCGACCCGTCACGGTATCACCCGCGGTCAGACCATCTACTTCTTCGATCCTTCCGGTAACCGTAACGAGGTCTATGCCGGTGGTTATACCGCCTATCCCGACCACCCGGTTCGGAGCTGGGATTTCGACCATGTTGGCAAGGGGATCTTCTACTATGAGCGTGCTCTGAATGACCGCTTTCTAACGGTTTTGACCTGATGGAGCTGGCGGTAAACGAACCACAGATCCACTGGCGAGCGGCTGCCGATGCGGTCACCGCCGCCGTGCAGCAGGCTGAGGAGATGGGGATAAAGATCAATGCCGCGGTGGTGGACAAGGGTGGTAATCTACTCGCCTTTCAGCGTATGAACGGTGCCTTTCTACACTCCATCGGCATCTCTATCGATAAGGCCTACACGGCTGCCGGGTTCGGTTTCCCCACCCGTAAATGGATGGATGAAATCCGTGATATACCACAGCTTCGTGAAGGTATCGTACACAGGGATCGTCTGGTGATCTTCGGTGGTGGCCTGCCCATTGTCAGCAATGACCAGGTGATCGGTGCGATCGGTGTCTCCGGTGGCTCCGAAGAGCAGGATGAGATCTGTGCCAGGGCAGGATTGCAGCGATTGGGGCTGTAAGCTTTTATTAACGTTAACAGGCCCAGGGCTCTCAGGGCATGGGGTACGTCAATGGTACCCCATGCATTTTTACTTTGGATCTGACAGCGTGTTTTATTGTCGTCCACTTTTTCATGCCGTAAATGGCGTGCGAAAGGGGCCTTGTCAACCGTCAACTAGTGAGGACTATTCATGCCATT
This portion of the Candidatus Thiodiazotropha endoloripes genome encodes:
- a CDS encoding 2Fe-2S iron-sulfur cluster-binding protein; its protein translation is MRHRVTIENCNETYPCSEQQTLLQGMEQLGKRGIPVGCRGGGCGVCRVQVTSGNFLKAKMSRSVISEADESKRIVLACRCTPTSDLSISVVGKMEKALRAECQVEPEDEVSVAAVV
- a CDS encoding catechol 2,3-dioxygenase is translated as MAFKGVLRPGLIQIRVLNMDEAINHYQNILGLNIVSTEADGRVYLKGWDEFDHHSVVLRQAESAGLDYVAFKVDSDDYLREIEPKIVAWGLEVDHVPAGEQPGVGPRIGFTLPTGHRIELYHQIDMADDHPGITNPDIYPRRPEGMGASRFDHLLCYGPNIGKAREFFCEVLDFYQPEKVDLPEGDGSLAIWLTASNKAHDIAFVEHEEPGKLHHVAFLLQDWNEVGAAADIISINDVSLDIGPTRHGITRGQTIYFFDPSGNRNEVYAGGYTAYPDHPVRSWDFDHVGKGIFYYERALNDRFLTVLT
- a CDS encoding GlcG/HbpS family heme-binding protein; protein product: MELAVNEPQIHWRAAADAVTAAVQQAEEMGIKINAAVVDKGGNLLAFQRMNGAFLHSIGISIDKAYTAAGFGFPTRKWMDEIRDIPQLREGIVHRDRLVIFGGGLPIVSNDQVIGAIGVSGGSEEQDEICARAGLQRLGL